A genomic stretch from Halorubrum salinarum includes:
- a CDS encoding Eco57I restriction-modification methylase domain-containing protein, whose amino-acid sequence MTLQQITASDIAGWDSLHDIANSFEKRGLKPRPKLGGDNELVVQLDDDEFIVIVNAGPGETATDFKPENRSRHTNLVATNDFETFTFITRVRSWEGQQHGRIKHQKISFSKEQFTRDSGEKNTILQKLNSIEYGSSAAIYDTLYDTQQVVKEFYEQFEELRTDLIQEVTGIPDDRGDAKQRYVQVILDRMIFLYFIQEKRLLDRNPNYLHEQPNEVVDEGGDHYEEFYEPLFFEYLAEDKQNPDFGSLPYLNGGLFAKNPVEEEFEDAKLGGSAEETNGLFDDILDFLSDWNWNVDERLDIVDPKNLSPAILGHIFEQTVNQKEMGAYYTPEEITGFMARRTIHPYLLDQLNEAVDADYDEIDNVFGFPVPEADSSAEAVADGGTITQQVPTENVQTSHVETLYHDILKEAHILDPAVGSGAFLLAAQEVLMDLYMQCIEYFQRLEAEGQGWELESRTREEIEEIESGKGSSSLYAKRTVILNNLYGVDIDEGAVEICKLRLWLSMVADIEDEPSEVEPLPNIDFNVRQGNSLIGQLDTDIESNEDGDSDLDSWEVKTRFEDVKEAIKKHKKAETSVEAQEWRKEAEVRIEEHRDKFDEILRREFQDAGFDDITIEGIREWSPFHWPLEFADVFEKGGFDVFIGNPPWDMLYANRDDFFIRYDEQFRTYPSEEKDGVMEDLLSNPEVAWEWEDYKESMETQADFFTQGDVYKLQSPVVGGRTMPTKNELSALFLERVFRLSRDGVKVSLLLPGTIFGGVMGKDLRMHLLDHTDVENLIGFENKGIFEAIDDRYRFAILTFEYGGKTSALRGIFNQRDMDIVYRIEDEAVNIPRDVLVSYSPEGGIFPSITSQIEVSVLEKVVEQPSLGEDLEEAWTVDMLTKEFVESTDKDRLLTSPEEADYPVYGGKNIHQFQYDNTHTDALDGPQYWSRGMYDPPNSAQYRVREKKFNRGNLKRAIYDAFGGSETRKSQVQFVDELLEEHRSHGLEEEDVLLDCTEYRIGIRDVSRSRDERTIIATVLPKDVICLHTINTFKPFAIEPEEEHLTESPLRSPYVRRFTDQELFVATGLLNSIAFDFLMRTKVETHIIKRELLESQLPRLTDGDDWFHYIAERAARLNCYGKEFKEMRERLGGIEAAVENQERRELQAEIDAAAFHAYGLERRDVKFVLDDFHRVESPKLMDEMYFDLVLEKYDLVDQKGPLP is encoded by the coding sequence ATGACTCTCCAGCAGATCACCGCATCCGATATCGCGGGCTGGGACTCTTTACACGATATAGCGAACTCCTTTGAAAAACGCGGGCTCAAACCACGCCCGAAACTTGGGGGCGATAACGAACTTGTAGTCCAGCTTGATGATGACGAATTCATCGTCATTGTCAATGCTGGCCCCGGTGAGACTGCCACGGACTTCAAACCGGAAAATCGCTCACGGCATACCAACCTTGTTGCCACCAACGATTTCGAGACCTTCACCTTCATTACGCGAGTCCGAAGCTGGGAGGGGCAGCAGCACGGTCGAATTAAGCATCAAAAGATTTCGTTCTCGAAGGAGCAGTTCACGCGGGACAGTGGAGAGAAGAACACTATTCTCCAAAAGCTGAACTCGATCGAGTACGGTTCCTCTGCTGCGATATACGATACGCTCTACGATACGCAACAGGTCGTCAAGGAGTTCTATGAACAGTTCGAGGAACTCCGGACAGATCTCATTCAAGAGGTTACAGGCATCCCTGACGATCGTGGTGATGCGAAGCAACGATATGTGCAGGTCATTCTTGACCGAATGATCTTCCTATACTTCATCCAGGAAAAACGCCTTCTTGATCGGAACCCGAATTACCTTCACGAACAGCCGAATGAAGTCGTTGACGAGGGCGGTGACCACTACGAAGAGTTCTACGAACCGCTCTTCTTCGAATACCTCGCAGAAGACAAACAGAACCCTGACTTCGGTAGTCTTCCGTACCTGAACGGTGGCTTGTTCGCAAAGAATCCTGTCGAAGAGGAGTTTGAGGACGCGAAATTAGGTGGCTCTGCCGAGGAAACGAACGGGCTCTTCGATGATATCCTCGACTTCCTCTCCGACTGGAATTGGAACGTCGACGAACGACTCGACATCGTCGATCCCAAGAACCTCTCCCCGGCGATCTTGGGCCACATCTTCGAACAAACGGTCAATCAGAAGGAGATGGGGGCGTACTACACACCGGAAGAGATCACGGGGTTCATGGCCCGCCGAACGATCCATCCGTATCTGCTCGATCAACTCAACGAGGCTGTGGACGCAGACTACGACGAGATTGACAATGTGTTCGGATTCCCCGTGCCCGAGGCAGATAGTAGCGCAGAAGCTGTTGCCGATGGCGGAACCATAACTCAGCAAGTTCCAACGGAAAATGTCCAGACCAGCCATGTGGAGACTCTCTACCACGACATTCTGAAGGAAGCACACATTCTCGATCCCGCCGTAGGAAGTGGCGCCTTCCTGCTCGCCGCACAGGAGGTGCTGATGGACCTATACATGCAATGCATTGAGTATTTCCAGCGGCTCGAAGCTGAAGGGCAAGGCTGGGAGCTAGAATCCAGAACGCGAGAAGAGATAGAGGAAATCGAGTCGGGGAAAGGCTCCTCATCACTGTACGCAAAGCGAACGGTCATCCTCAACAATTTGTACGGAGTCGATATCGACGAAGGTGCTGTTGAGATTTGCAAGCTCAGACTCTGGTTGTCGATGGTCGCTGATATCGAGGATGAACCGAGTGAGGTGGAGCCGCTCCCCAATATCGATTTCAACGTACGGCAAGGGAACAGCCTAATCGGCCAACTCGATACCGACATCGAGAGTAACGAAGACGGAGACAGCGATCTCGATTCTTGGGAGGTGAAAACTCGCTTTGAGGACGTGAAAGAGGCCATCAAGAAGCACAAGAAAGCGGAGACCAGTGTTGAAGCTCAAGAATGGCGGAAAGAAGCAGAAGTTAGAATTGAGGAACACCGGGACAAATTTGACGAAATCCTACGGCGAGAATTCCAAGACGCTGGCTTTGATGACATAACGATCGAGGGGATTCGGGAGTGGTCCCCATTCCACTGGCCGTTGGAGTTCGCCGACGTCTTCGAGAAAGGTGGATTCGACGTGTTCATCGGGAATCCACCGTGGGACATGCTCTACGCGAATCGCGACGACTTCTTCATCCGCTACGATGAGCAGTTCCGTACCTATCCGTCGGAGGAAAAGGACGGTGTGATGGAAGACCTCCTCTCAAACCCAGAAGTTGCGTGGGAATGGGAGGACTACAAGGAGTCGATGGAAACTCAGGCAGACTTCTTCACGCAGGGAGATGTCTATAAGCTCCAATCTCCGGTGGTGGGGGGTCGAACGATGCCGACAAAGAACGAACTTTCAGCTCTTTTTCTTGAGCGGGTCTTCAGACTCTCCAGAGACGGCGTGAAGGTGAGTCTGCTCCTCCCCGGTACTATCTTCGGGGGAGTAATGGGGAAAGACCTCCGAATGCATCTGCTGGACCATACGGACGTGGAGAATCTCATCGGGTTCGAGAACAAGGGTATCTTTGAGGCCATCGACGATAGATACCGGTTCGCGATTCTGACGTTCGAATATGGGGGGAAGACATCAGCTCTTCGGGGGATATTCAACCAACGTGACATGGATATAGTCTACAGGATCGAAGATGAGGCAGTCAACATTCCGCGCGACGTACTCGTCAGTTATTCTCCAGAAGGGGGAATCTTCCCATCCATCACCTCGCAGATCGAAGTAAGCGTCTTGGAGAAGGTAGTTGAGCAGCCTTCCTTGGGTGAAGATTTAGAGGAGGCTTGGACAGTTGATATGCTCACTAAGGAGTTCGTTGAATCGACTGATAAGGATAGGCTCCTGACATCGCCGGAGGAGGCCGACTATCCCGTCTATGGCGGCAAAAATATTCATCAGTTTCAGTACGATAATACCCACACAGATGCGTTAGATGGACCGCAGTACTGGAGTCGGGGGATGTACGATCCACCGAATAGTGCTCAGTACCGTGTTCGAGAGAAGAAATTCAACAGGGGTAATCTCAAACGGGCAATCTACGACGCCTTTGGAGGTTCAGAAACGAGGAAGTCTCAAGTTCAATTCGTAGATGAACTACTCGAAGAACACCGTAGTCACGGACTTGAGGAAGAAGATGTCCTGCTCGATTGCACTGAATACCGAATCGGCATTCGAGACGTTTCTCGATCCCGGGACGAGCGGACGATAATAGCTACGGTACTTCCGAAGGACGTCATCTGTCTCCACACCATTAACACGTTCAAGCCGTTCGCTATTGAACCGGAAGAGGAACACCTCACAGAGTCCCCACTTCGGTCACCCTACGTCCGGCGATTTACGGATCAAGAACTCTTCGTGGCAACGGGACTCCTGAACAGCATTGCGTTCGATTTCCTGATGCGAACTAAAGTCGAGACGCACATCATCAAGCGCGAACTGCTGGAATCCCAGCTACCACGGCTCACCGACGGAGATGATTGGTTCCATTATATCGCTGAACGAGCTGCCCGATTGAACTGTTACGGGAAAGAATTCAAAGAAATGCGTGAGCGACTCGGCGGAATCGAGGCAGCGGTAGAAAACCAAGAACGCAGAGAATTACAGGCTGAAATCGACGCGGCCGCATTCCACGCGTATGGCCTGGAACGTCGTGACGTGAAGTTTGTCCTCGACGACTTCCATCGCGTTGAGAGTCCGAAGCTGATGGACGAGATGTACTTCGATCTGGTCTTGGAGAAATATGATTTAGTGGATCAGAAGGGGCCCCTACCGTAG
- a CDS encoding Eco57I restriction-modification methylase domain-containing protein — protein sequence MQCIEYFQRLEAEGQGWELESRSREELERIEEGHGGVSLFAKRSIILHNLYGVDIEDGAVEICKLRLWLSMVADIEDEPNEVEPLPNIDFNIRQGNSLIGFTELQEVAREDAGDASLSNWGVGTAVKDLYEDVIQEQDRHRAADSAREAQNARKMAERKIDTHSEELNEKIRDQFNELVDEDISLEKLEEFSPFHWVLEFATVYREGGFDVIIGNPPWDELKPYRTDFFPKYDTEFRSRPPGEKDKKVEELLKNPEIAAEWEKFQRDKERQATYINQSGEYEYQTPSVEGQQVARTNDLSLLFFERVYDIVRDGGYVSQLLPGPFFNAAAGKDLRVHALEESEIQSIIGFENRGIFSDIDTRYNFGIVTLRTEGSTDTVHGIFHQTSVDVLRSIDDVALEIPARILKEYSPGARIFPNIEDQQEVSVLDKILQTPPLATEIEGAWRTVLYKELDRGRDRDRFIEDESKGDYPVYQGKNIHQFCYESTYVDDLKPISLWSVDEDNEELSAKRRVREKNFRARDDAISLKKAIYNKFADDPEFCHLPAGSQKRFVNRLLTEEFDRPELSLEDIRLHSSEYRLVLREVARATDERTLIAAVIPPGGVVVHTLYTVRPFEANPTKDDLSEFPMHSAYDRVFSDKELFVALGLINSIPFDFLMRTKVDSHASKYKFEESQAPRLTDGDDWFHYIADRAAKLNCYGEEFAEMRERLGGIEPATDMETRRELQAEVDAAVFHAYGLDEEEMQFVLDDFHRVSNPRIMTEAYFEKVAEKYAHLGDVGPME from the coding sequence ATGCAATGCATTGAGTATTTCCAGCGGCTCGAAGCTGAAGGGCAAGGCTGGGAGTTGGAGAGTCGTAGCCGTGAAGAATTGGAGAGAATAGAAGAGGGACATGGAGGGGTCTCACTTTTCGCAAAGCGTTCTATCATCCTTCACAATCTCTATGGAGTCGATATCGAAGACGGGGCAGTCGAAATCTGTAAACTACGCCTGTGGCTGTCGATGGTCGCTGATATCGAGGACGAACCGAACGAGGTCGAACCCCTCCCAAATATTGATTTTAACATCCGTCAGGGTAACTCGCTGATCGGGTTCACTGAGCTCCAAGAAGTCGCAAGGGAAGATGCTGGCGACGCGTCACTCTCGAATTGGGGTGTCGGAACTGCAGTCAAAGATCTCTATGAGGATGTCATCCAGGAACAGGATCGCCATCGAGCTGCGGATTCTGCCCGTGAAGCGCAGAATGCCCGTAAAATGGCTGAAAGAAAAATCGACACCCACAGCGAGGAGCTTAATGAGAAGATCCGCGATCAGTTCAACGAACTTGTCGACGAGGATATTTCTCTTGAGAAATTAGAGGAGTTCTCACCGTTTCATTGGGTGCTCGAGTTCGCGACAGTCTATCGGGAAGGTGGCTTTGATGTCATCATTGGGAACCCACCGTGGGATGAGCTGAAGCCATACCGGACGGACTTCTTCCCAAAGTACGATACTGAGTTTCGTAGCCGCCCACCAGGTGAAAAGGACAAGAAGGTAGAGGAACTCTTAAAGAACCCTGAAATCGCTGCCGAATGGGAGAAGTTCCAGCGTGACAAGGAACGCCAAGCGACCTATATCAACCAGAGTGGAGAATACGAGTACCAGACACCAAGCGTAGAAGGACAACAGGTTGCACGGACGAACGACCTGTCCCTACTGTTCTTTGAGCGAGTCTATGATATCGTCAGAGACGGTGGTTATGTTTCACAGTTGCTTCCAGGTCCGTTCTTCAATGCCGCCGCTGGAAAGGATTTGCGAGTACATGCATTGGAAGAGTCTGAGATTCAGAGTATCATCGGATTTGAAAATCGCGGTATCTTCTCCGATATAGACACTAGGTATAACTTCGGTATCGTTACGCTCCGAACAGAGGGAAGTACTGATACTGTCCACGGAATCTTTCATCAGACTTCCGTTGATGTTCTTCGGTCAATTGACGATGTAGCTCTAGAAATTCCAGCGCGAATCCTCAAAGAGTATTCTCCTGGAGCTCGAATTTTCCCCAACATCGAGGACCAGCAGGAGGTTTCAGTGCTGGATAAAATTCTCCAGACACCACCATTGGCGACTGAAATTGAAGGTGCTTGGCGAACGGTCTTGTACAAGGAACTGGATCGAGGACGAGATCGGGATAGATTCATCGAAGACGAATCCAAAGGGGATTATCCGGTCTATCAGGGAAAGAACATTCACCAATTCTGTTATGAGTCGACTTACGTCGACGATCTCAAACCCATCTCTTTGTGGAGTGTCGATGAAGATAACGAGGAGCTGAGCGCGAAGCGTCGCGTTCGAGAGAAGAACTTCCGTGCCCGGGACGATGCGATCAGCCTGAAGAAGGCTATCTACAACAAGTTCGCTGATGACCCTGAGTTCTGCCATCTCCCGGCAGGTTCGCAGAAGCGATTCGTCAATCGGTTGCTAACAGAAGAATTCGACCGCCCCGAACTTTCTTTGGAGGACATCCGTCTCCATAGTTCTGAATACCGGCTTGTGCTCCGTGAAGTCGCTCGTGCAACCGACGAACGGACGCTCATTGCGGCTGTAATCCCACCGGGTGGAGTCGTCGTCCATACGCTGTACACGGTTCGGCCATTCGAAGCAAACCCTACCAAGGACGACCTTTCGGAATTCCCGATGCACAGTGCTTACGACCGTGTTTTTTCTGATAAGGAGCTTTTCGTCGCACTTGGGCTGATCAACAGTATCCCGTTCGATTTCTTGATGCGGACAAAGGTCGATTCCCACGCCTCGAAGTACAAGTTTGAGGAGTCACAGGCTCCTCGTCTCACTGACGGCGACGACTGGTTCCACTACATCGCTGATCGAGCGGCGAAGCTCAACTGTTATGGTGAGGAGTTTGCTGAGATGCGTGAGCGACTCGGCGGGATTGAGCCGGCGACGGATATGGAGACTCGGCGTGAACTACAAGCCGAAGTCGATGCGGCCGTGTTCCACGCATATGGGCTGGATGAGGAGGAAATGCAGTTCGTTCTTGATGATTTTCATCGGGTGTCGAATCCTCGAATTATGACGGAAGCGTACTTCGAAAAGGTTGCTGAAAAATACGCTCATCTTGGGGACGTAGGGCCGATGGAATAA